The following coding sequences lie in one Mucilaginibacter sp. KACC 22773 genomic window:
- a CDS encoding helix-turn-helix domain-containing protein has translation MIKKLESVTQFNTERGQETLHPLVTVLDQSESKQIRPARFISELYVVFLKNEKCADLRYGRNHYDYQEESLIFIAPGQVAGFDEEDTLIQPNGWALAFHPDFIRGTSLGKLIRDYNFFSYNVMEALHVSAREKEILLQCFGKVKYELEHPIDKHSRKLIASNIELLLNYCERFYDRQFITREHLNKDILTRFEELMDHYFTTDKPTAFGLPSVAYCAEQLHLSAKYFGDLVKKETGQSAQEYIQRKLIDVAKERMSDAGKSISEIAYEMGFKYPQHFTRVFKQWVGQSPHDYRLLN, from the coding sequence ATGATTAAAAAACTGGAAAGTGTAACACAATTTAATACCGAAAGAGGCCAGGAAACCCTGCATCCGCTGGTGACCGTATTGGATCAGTCCGAATCAAAACAAATCAGGCCGGCGCGTTTTATTTCGGAGCTCTACGTTGTTTTTCTGAAGAATGAAAAATGCGCCGATCTGCGGTATGGACGCAATCATTATGATTACCAGGAAGAATCGCTCATCTTTATAGCACCAGGTCAGGTAGCCGGTTTCGATGAAGAAGATACACTGATACAGCCAAACGGCTGGGCGCTGGCCTTTCACCCTGACTTTATCAGGGGAACCTCGCTTGGCAAGCTCATCAGGGATTATAATTTTTTCTCTTACAATGTCATGGAAGCACTCCACGTCTCTGCGCGGGAAAAAGAGATACTGCTGCAATGTTTTGGTAAAGTGAAATATGAGCTGGAACATCCCATCGATAAACACAGCAGAAAACTGATCGCCAGCAATATTGAACTGCTGCTTAACTATTGCGAACGTTTTTATGACAGACAGTTCATTACCCGCGAACATCTTAATAAAGATATACTGACCAGGTTTGAAGAATTAATGGATCACTATTTCACTACGGATAAACCAACGGCATTTGGCTTGCCCTCTGTGGCTTACTGCGCCGAACAACTTCATTTATCAGCAAAGTATTTTGGTGACCTGGTGAAAAAGGAAACAGGCCAATCAGCTCAGGAATACATTCAGCGCAAATTAATAGACGTGGCTAAGGAAAGGATGTCTGATGCCGGCAAGTCAATCAGCGAGATAGCCTATGAAATGGGCTTCAAATATCCTCAGCATTTCACCCGGGTATTTAAACAATGGGTCGGGCAGTCGCCGCATGATTACAGGCTATTGAATTAA
- a CDS encoding SDR family oxidoreductase: METMKDQVALVTGAASGMGLAAAKAFAEAGATVVLVDINEPAAQAAQIVAAGHKAIAIRCDVTDEKNVEATIGKVVSTFGRLDAAFNNAGIQSQAMELADVSGEEYDRILSVNLRGVWNFMKYELQQMRRQGSGTIVNNSSLGGLVGVPGRAAYHASKHGILGLTKSAALEYATKGIRINAVCPGIIATPMVEDMLANEADAMQEMMKVVPMERLGRPEEVAAVVLWLCSPAASFIIGQAIAVDGGYTVQ, translated from the coding sequence ATGGAAACAATGAAAGATCAGGTCGCACTTGTTACAGGCGCGGCAAGCGGTATGGGGCTGGCAGCAGCCAAAGCGTTTGCGGAGGCTGGTGCTACGGTCGTATTGGTGGACATCAATGAACCTGCAGCGCAAGCGGCACAAATCGTCGCAGCAGGTCACAAAGCCATTGCTATACGTTGTGATGTTACCGATGAAAAAAATGTGGAAGCCACAATCGGAAAGGTTGTGTCCACTTTCGGCCGGCTTGATGCCGCCTTTAACAACGCAGGCATACAAAGTCAGGCAATGGAACTTGCTGATGTAAGCGGCGAGGAATATGACCGCATTCTATCCGTTAATCTGCGTGGTGTATGGAATTTCATGAAATATGAACTTCAGCAAATGCGCAGGCAGGGAAGCGGTACTATCGTTAATAATTCCTCGTTGGGCGGTCTGGTCGGTGTGCCCGGACGCGCAGCCTACCACGCTTCCAAACACGGTATCCTTGGCCTTACCAAAAGCGCCGCCCTGGAATATGCAACCAAAGGTATCCGTATCAATGCCGTTTGCCCCGGAATTATTGCAACACCCATGGTTGAAGATATGTTGGCCAATGAAGCGGACGCTATGCAGGAAATGATGAAAGTCGTACCTATGGAGAGGCTGGGCCGTCCCGAGGAAGTAGCCGCTGTTGTGCTTTGGCTTTGCAGCCCGGCAGCCAGTTTTATCATAGGGCAGGCCATCGCTGTTGACGGCGGCTATACTGTGCAATAA
- a CDS encoding MBL fold metallo-hydrolase — translation MRTKLFAVLLLMPVITTICVHAQTGADSTEKKTVKKYQAKAPPTQSFGAEAFKPSGKTVIRWMGMGGWFVNSRGTVFMVDPLLEGFDMKVMIDFPIAPKDIPRLDAIFVTHSDNDHYSIPTCKDLSAVTKAYHSTVYVDSLMKNQGLPSSGHNIGDLFTIGTVSIKLTPVDHDWQNSFKGASTRHFKKEDACGFWIETPDGSIWATGDSRLMPEHLQMKTPDAIFFDFSDSEFHFGLAGAVKLANAYPDTPLLLSHWGSVDAPDFTPFNGDPAKLAKLVVNPDRIKVLAPGEPYILKRLKK, via the coding sequence ATGAGAACAAAGCTTTTTGCAGTACTGCTTTTAATGCCTGTTATTACCACGATCTGCGTACATGCGCAGACAGGCGCTGACAGCACCGAAAAAAAAACGGTAAAAAAATATCAGGCGAAAGCTCCTCCAACTCAATCCTTCGGAGCGGAGGCTTTTAAGCCATCAGGCAAGACCGTCATCCGATGGATGGGCATGGGCGGATGGTTTGTTAACAGCCGGGGTACAGTCTTCATGGTTGATCCGTTGCTGGAAGGATTCGATATGAAGGTCATGATCGATTTTCCTATTGCTCCTAAGGATATCCCTCGTCTCGATGCAATTTTTGTAACACACAGCGATAATGATCACTACAGCATTCCGACCTGTAAAGATCTTTCCGCAGTGACCAAAGCTTACCATTCGACTGTCTATGTAGATTCTCTGATGAAAAACCAGGGGCTTCCTTCATCAGGTCATAATATTGGTGACCTGTTTACTATAGGAACGGTAAGTATCAAATTAACGCCGGTAGATCACGACTGGCAAAATTCTTTTAAAGGGGCAAGTACACGTCATTTTAAAAAAGAAGATGCCTGTGGCTTCTGGATCGAAACACCGGATGGCAGTATTTGGGCCACCGGCGACTCCCGTTTGATGCCGGAACACCTGCAGATGAAGACACCCGATGCCATATTCTTTGATTTTTCGGACAGCGAATTTCATTTCGGCCTGGCAGGAGCAGTTAAACTGGCCAATGCCTACCCCGACACCCCGCTGCTGCTTTCTCATTGGGGATCGGTGGATGCCCCTGACTTCACTCCATTTAATGGTGACCCTGCCAAGCTGGCCAAATTGGTGGTCAACCCGGATCGGATTAAAGTACTTGCACCCGGCGAGCCATATATTTTAAAACGGCTCAAAAAGTAG
- a CDS encoding aldo/keto reductase, translated as MKKRKLGSSGLEVSALGLGCMGMSWSYGAAKDKKEMIGLIRAAVEKGVTFFDTAEVYGPHTNEVLVGEALVPFRNEVVIATKFGLKPASEAEANSRWSVLDSSPAHIRKVVEGSLKRLQTDVIDLYYQHRVDPNVPIEDVAGTVKDLIGEGKVRYFGLSEAGIDTIRRAHAVQPVTALQSEYSLWWREPEKDVIPMLEELGIGFVPFSPLGKGFLTGKMDESTTFDKTDFRSTVPRFNPENLKANQALIDLINQIAAQKKVSPAQVALGWLLAQKAWIIPIPGTTKLHRLEENIGGAEVELTSEDLTQIQEAASKITIQGARYPEEQAKLVGR; from the coding sequence ATGAAAAAACGAAAATTAGGCAGCAGCGGTTTAGAAGTATCAGCACTCGGATTAGGCTGTATGGGTATGAGCTGGTCTTATGGAGCAGCTAAAGACAAAAAGGAAATGATCGGTCTTATCCGTGCGGCAGTCGAAAAGGGTGTTACTTTTTTTGATACCGCAGAAGTGTATGGCCCGCACACTAACGAGGTACTTGTTGGCGAAGCCCTCGTGCCTTTCCGCAACGAAGTTGTCATTGCTACTAAATTCGGCCTCAAACCGGCATCAGAAGCCGAGGCCAATTCCAGATGGTCTGTATTGGACAGCAGCCCTGCACACATCAGAAAGGTAGTAGAGGGGTCACTGAAAAGATTACAAACAGACGTGATCGATTTGTATTACCAGCACCGGGTTGATCCGAATGTGCCGATTGAGGATGTAGCAGGTACAGTAAAAGATTTGATCGGGGAAGGTAAAGTCAGGTATTTTGGTTTATCCGAAGCGGGCATAGATACAATCCGCCGCGCACACGCCGTTCAGCCGGTTACAGCATTGCAGAGCGAATACTCCCTTTGGTGGAGGGAACCTGAAAAGGATGTAATCCCGATGCTGGAAGAACTCGGCATAGGCTTTGTTCCCTTTAGCCCGCTTGGTAAAGGTTTCCTTACCGGAAAGATGGATGAAAGCACTACTTTTGATAAGACTGATTTTCGTAGTACCGTACCGCGTTTCAATCCTGAGAATTTAAAAGCGAATCAGGCATTGATTGACCTGATTAATCAAATAGCCGCTCAAAAAAAAGTAAGCCCGGCACAGGTCGCACTGGGGTGGTTATTAGCTCAGAAAGCATGGATCATACCTATTCCCGGTACTACCAAACTGCATCGTCTGGAAGAAAATATTGGCGGAGCAGAAGTTGAACTGACATCGGAAGATCTTACCCAGATACAAGAAGCAGCATCGAAGATCACAATCCAGGGAGCCCGTTATCCTGAAGAACAGGCGAAACTTGTTGGCCGGTAA
- a CDS encoding M1 family metallopeptidase codes for MKLSKLILLLLTSNAAFCQQNAKPVPVEPGVSYQLAQYRHSTISNIEYIEEFKVPLQRTDDITGISHIIFDLKDISQPLQIDFKQGADHVKRIILDGGKSIDFEIRNEHIIIAPQYLSLGRNSITIDIIAGNESLNRNNDYLYALFVPDRARTVFPCFDQPDLKATFHLGLQVPKEWKVLANGTIKKTTETGEFTNYEFNTTAKLPTYLFSFTAGKYTDVKQTIGKRSAEFLYRETDSTKIKLSVDSIFKAHLDAINFLENWTGIPFPFQKVGFVAIPDFQFGGMEHPGEVQYKASTLFLDEGSTKDELIERSSVISHETAHMWFGDMVTMQWFNDVWMKEVFANFMADKVTEKLMGSETFNLKFLLDHYPAAYGIDRTMGANPIRQQLDNLQDAGSLYGNIIYHKAPIMMRQLESLMRKDNFQKGIRVYLKRYAYGNATWPDLIAILSKYTTNDLYTWNKVWVNQPGRPVFEYKISYDGNKIGNLIINQHPEVGTQRIWPQVFSITMVYADHSKTIAVNMNARQIIIKAAAGLAKPLFILFNSDGMGYGLFPVDKTLTGSLSSLKSPLQRASAYINAYENMLSGRAFIPAELLKLYQQGIADENNEMNLRLLTGYIGNIYWTFLRPSDRLALSAGLEHSLWASMEQQTAANNKKILFGAYQNIDLSAEAKKRIYQVWLTQKPPAGIKLAEDDYTGMALSIALKSDTPTSVLKQQQDRISNAERKARLSFLMPALSLNVQERDAFFNGLADRKNRAKEAWVATALTYLNHPLRQDTSIKYLPKSLELVEEIQRTGDVFFPQSWLGAVFGRYQSEAAYQTVASFLKQRPNYNSKLKDKILQATDNLYRAQKLLKN; via the coding sequence ATGAAACTATCTAAACTAATATTACTGTTATTAACTTCGAATGCTGCCTTTTGTCAGCAAAACGCCAAGCCTGTACCTGTTGAGCCGGGTGTATCGTATCAACTGGCACAGTACAGGCATTCGACAATTAGTAATATTGAGTATATCGAAGAATTTAAAGTGCCTTTACAACGCACTGATGATATTACAGGTATATCTCATATCATATTTGATCTGAAAGATATCAGCCAACCATTGCAAATAGATTTCAAGCAAGGTGCAGACCATGTTAAAAGGATAATATTAGATGGCGGAAAGTCAATTGATTTTGAGATCAGGAATGAGCATATCATTATTGCTCCTCAATATTTAAGCCTGGGACGCAACAGTATAACTATTGATATTATTGCCGGGAATGAATCATTAAATCGTAACAATGATTACTTGTACGCTTTGTTTGTGCCGGACCGGGCACGTACTGTTTTCCCCTGCTTTGATCAGCCCGATTTAAAGGCAACTTTCCATTTGGGACTACAGGTGCCAAAAGAGTGGAAGGTATTAGCTAACGGGACTATAAAAAAAACGACAGAAACTGGAGAATTTACCAATTATGAGTTTAACACGACAGCTAAACTTCCCACTTACCTGTTCTCTTTCACCGCAGGTAAGTATACGGATGTAAAACAGACAATAGGTAAGCGCAGCGCCGAATTCCTGTATCGTGAAACAGATTCCACCAAAATTAAACTGAGCGTTGATTCAATTTTTAAGGCCCATTTAGATGCGATCAATTTTTTGGAGAACTGGACAGGCATCCCTTTCCCGTTTCAAAAAGTAGGTTTTGTAGCCATTCCCGATTTTCAATTTGGGGGTATGGAGCATCCAGGCGAAGTTCAATACAAAGCGTCGACATTGTTTTTGGATGAAGGTTCTACTAAAGATGAATTGATAGAACGGTCAAGCGTCATCTCGCACGAAACTGCCCATATGTGGTTTGGAGATATGGTAACCATGCAGTGGTTTAACGACGTCTGGATGAAAGAAGTGTTCGCCAATTTTATGGCCGATAAGGTGACTGAAAAACTAATGGGCAGCGAAACCTTCAACCTTAAGTTTTTGTTGGACCACTACCCGGCTGCTTATGGTATTGACCGCACTATGGGTGCTAACCCTATTCGTCAGCAATTGGATAATTTGCAGGATGCCGGCTCACTTTACGGCAATATCATTTATCATAAAGCACCTATTATGATGCGCCAACTGGAAAGCCTGATGCGTAAGGATAACTTCCAAAAAGGCATAAGAGTATATTTAAAAAGATATGCTTACGGCAATGCGACCTGGCCCGACCTGATCGCAATTCTAAGTAAATACACCACCAACGATCTATATACCTGGAACAAAGTTTGGGTAAATCAGCCAGGCAGGCCAGTGTTTGAATATAAAATAAGCTATGATGGCAATAAGATCGGTAATCTGATCATCAACCAGCACCCCGAGGTAGGAACGCAACGGATATGGCCGCAGGTTTTTAGTATCACAATGGTTTATGCCGATCATAGCAAAACCATAGCGGTGAATATGAACGCACGGCAAATCATAATAAAAGCTGCTGCGGGGTTGGCCAAACCGTTATTCATACTATTTAATTCGGATGGCATGGGATACGGCTTGTTCCCGGTCGATAAAACTTTGACAGGTAGTCTGTCCTCTTTAAAAAGTCCGCTGCAAAGGGCATCGGCGTATATCAATGCCTACGAGAACATGCTGTCCGGCCGGGCTTTTATACCGGCAGAATTATTGAAGCTATATCAGCAAGGTATCGCTGATGAGAACAATGAAATGAACCTGCGCCTGCTTACAGGTTATATCGGCAATATATACTGGACATTTTTGCGACCCTCAGACCGCCTCGCACTAAGCGCCGGATTGGAACATTCCCTATGGGCATCGATGGAGCAGCAGACCGCCGCTAATAACAAAAAAATATTATTTGGCGCTTACCAAAACATTGATTTGAGTGCCGAAGCAAAAAAAAGGATATACCAGGTATGGCTGACACAAAAACCACCAGCCGGCATTAAACTTGCCGAAGACGATTATACGGGCATGGCCCTTTCGATAGCTTTGAAAAGTGATACGCCAACATCTGTACTTAAGCAACAACAAGACAGGATCAGCAATGCCGAACGCAAAGCCCGTTTGAGTTTTTTAATGCCCGCGTTATCGTTAAATGTCCAGGAACGCGATGCTTTTTTTAACGGCCTTGCCGATCGTAAAAATCGCGCTAAAGAAGCCTGGGTTGCCACTGCGTTGACTTACTTAAACCATCCGCTAAGGCAAGATACATCGATAAAATACCTGCCAAAAAGCTTGGAACTGGTAGAGGAAATACAACGCACAGGCGATGTTTTCTTCCCCCAATCGTGGCTGGGGGCAGTATTTGGCAGATATCAATCCGAAGCAGCTTACCAAACTGTGGCCTCTTTTTTAAAACAGCGGCCAAATTATAACAGTAAGCTAAAGGACAAAATATTGCAGGCTACTGATAATTTGTACAGGGCGCAGAAACTGCTCAAAAATTGA
- a CDS encoding RNA polymerase sigma-70 factor, giving the protein MIKNFSEEQLVLSLKAGDEAAIAEIYRRYWRKLLAIAYNHFRDKSSAEEIVQDVLIKLWDRRAEVSIDSLSGYLVTAVKYTILNAIYRERRRNEIAFNVFGSNDCDFDDEKIYANFLKEYINGVVEKLPEKCRLVFKCSREQGKNIPQIAFELNIAEKTVEAHLTKALKSIKLSLRNTSLVLLVSFVYLIS; this is encoded by the coding sequence ATGATCAAAAATTTCAGTGAAGAGCAGCTGGTTCTATCCCTCAAAGCAGGGGATGAGGCAGCTATCGCTGAAATTTATCGCCGATACTGGCGAAAGCTGCTTGCGATCGCCTACAATCATTTCAGGGATAAATCATCCGCCGAGGAAATTGTTCAGGACGTATTAATAAAATTATGGGATAGACGGGCGGAGGTTAGTATCGATTCCTTGTCCGGATACCTAGTAACTGCGGTTAAATATACTATTTTGAATGCCATTTATAGGGAAAGGCGCCGGAATGAAATTGCTTTTAATGTCTTTGGCAGCAATGATTGTGATTTTGACGATGAAAAAATCTATGCTAATTTCTTAAAAGAATATATTAATGGAGTAGTAGAAAAACTGCCTGAAAAATGCCGACTGGTTTTTAAATGCAGCAGGGAGCAGGGTAAAAACATTCCCCAGATAGCTTTTGAATTAAACATTGCCGAAAAGACGGTTGAAGCACATCTGACTAAAGCGCTAAAGTCTATCAAACTCTCTCTTCGCAACACCAGCCTTGTGCTGCTGGTTTCCTTTGTATATCTCATTTCTTAG
- a CDS encoding alpha/beta hydrolase translates to MSHFLLKTASVLCFTITSSIAFGQADNDHKIADSPQLPSYIEKPADASGIFAIYPAHGIPPGSEKWNWHEQSSQALGDKMVRNVVIPTVTVFEPAAGTANGTAVIVAPGGAFHFLMMENEGYQMARWLSKLGIKAFVLKYRVQHTPADDTEWRKFSATLFSELPRVSQGEIYPPMSHPGAEEARLWGEEDARQAVRYIRTHAKNFSIDPGKIGIVGFSAGSGIAVNAGTRFDLTSRPDFIGAIYAGYRIVSPVPQNVPPLFIAIADDDKSVAPISSARLFEDWHKLGRPVELHIFSNGAHGFGTKQQNKLTDQWLGLFKNWMNMEGFLPAVK, encoded by the coding sequence ATGTCACATTTCCTGTTAAAAACCGCATCTGTTTTATGTTTTACGATAACAAGTTCTATTGCTTTCGGGCAGGCGGACAATGATCATAAAATAGCCGATTCACCGCAGCTACCATCTTATATTGAGAAGCCGGCGGATGCATCGGGCATTTTTGCCATTTACCCGGCACACGGTATACCGCCCGGTTCCGAAAAATGGAACTGGCACGAACAGTCATCACAGGCATTGGGCGATAAAATGGTAAGGAATGTGGTTATTCCGACCGTAACTGTATTTGAACCGGCAGCCGGAACCGCGAACGGAACCGCTGTAATCGTAGCACCGGGCGGAGCATTTCATTTTCTGATGATGGAGAATGAGGGCTATCAAATGGCACGATGGCTGTCAAAGCTGGGTATTAAGGCCTTTGTGCTTAAATACCGGGTGCAGCATACACCCGCAGATGATACTGAATGGCGGAAATTTTCGGCAACCTTATTCAGTGAATTGCCAAGGGTCAGCCAGGGAGAGATTTACCCGCCAATGAGCCATCCGGGCGCCGAAGAGGCCAGGTTATGGGGAGAAGAAGATGCCAGGCAGGCCGTCCGTTATATCCGAACCCACGCTAAAAACTTTTCTATCGACCCCGGTAAAATTGGGATAGTAGGCTTTTCCGCCGGCAGCGGAATTGCGGTAAATGCGGGAACGCGATTTGATTTAACCAGTCGCCCGGACTTTATCGGGGCGATCTATGCAGGATACAGAATAGTCAGCCCGGTACCGCAAAATGTACCTCCGCTTTTTATCGCTATCGCAGATGACGATAAGAGCGTTGCGCCCATATCTTCCGCGCGGCTATTTGAAGACTGGCATAAACTGGGCAGACCCGTGGAATTGCATATTTTTTCGAATGGAGCCCATGGCTTTGGAACAAAACAACAAAATAAACTAACAGATCAATGGCTTGGCCTATTTAAAAACTGGATGAATATGGAAGGTTTCCTTCCTGCTGTCAAATAA
- the rocD gene encoding ornithine--oxo-acid transaminase, translating to MINSPELNISNALIEKESKYGAHNYHPLPVVLEKGKGVFVWDVEGNQYFDFLSAYSAVNQGHCHPRIINALKLQVERLTLTSRAFYNDKLGDFEEFICNLFGFDKALIMNSGVEAVESAMKLCRKWAYQVKGIQPDQAKIVFATGNFHGRTISVISASDDETARKDFGPFVGGISQVPYNDVDAFHTLLKEDRHIAGFIIEPIQGEAGIVVPDSDYLSRIRALCKAFNVLFIVDEIQTGIARTGSMVASYDINSAEKTDQPDILILGKAISGGVIPVSAVLANDEIMLTIKPGEHGSTYGGNPLACAVAKEALQVVVDENLAYNAFTLGRIFRSGLKDIAKRTNLIREVRGKGLLNAIVINSTENSDMAWNICLKFKENGLLAKPTHGNKIRLAPPLVITEAQINECLLIIEKSLLNFA from the coding sequence ATGATAAACTCTCCTGAATTAAATATTAGCAACGCGCTAATCGAGAAAGAAAGTAAATACGGTGCACACAACTACCATCCATTGCCTGTGGTTTTGGAGAAAGGAAAGGGCGTTTTTGTTTGGGACGTCGAGGGAAACCAATATTTCGATTTCCTTTCGGCCTATTCGGCAGTAAATCAAGGACACTGTCATCCCCGGATAATCAATGCTTTGAAACTACAGGTAGAACGATTAACGCTAACATCCCGGGCGTTTTATAATGACAAACTCGGCGACTTCGAGGAATTTATTTGTAATTTATTTGGCTTCGATAAGGCATTAATTATGAATTCAGGTGTTGAAGCGGTAGAAAGTGCTATGAAACTTTGTCGCAAATGGGCCTATCAAGTGAAAGGAATCCAGCCAGACCAGGCTAAAATAGTTTTTGCAACCGGCAACTTTCATGGGAGAACAATTTCGGTGATATCTGCATCAGATGATGAAACGGCAAGAAAAGATTTCGGGCCATTTGTGGGGGGCATATCACAAGTTCCCTATAACGATGTGGATGCTTTTCATACTTTATTGAAGGAAGACCGGCATATAGCAGGATTTATCATAGAACCCATCCAGGGTGAGGCAGGTATCGTGGTTCCTGATAGCGATTACCTATCACGTATCAGAGCTTTGTGTAAGGCATTTAATGTGCTATTTATTGTAGATGAAATTCAAACCGGTATTGCAAGGACTGGAAGTATGGTAGCTTCTTACGATATAAATTCAGCGGAAAAAACTGACCAACCGGATATATTAATCTTAGGAAAAGCAATTTCCGGAGGGGTGATACCGGTTTCTGCTGTTTTAGCGAATGACGAGATCATGCTCACAATCAAACCCGGCGAGCATGGGTCAACTTATGGCGGAAACCCTTTGGCATGCGCGGTTGCAAAAGAGGCTTTACAGGTTGTTGTTGATGAGAATCTGGCTTATAATGCGTTTACGCTTGGCCGGATATTCAGATCAGGGCTTAAAGATATCGCTAAGCGAACAAACCTGATACGGGAAGTGAGAGGAAAAGGGCTTCTTAATGCAATTGTCATAAACAGCACGGAAAATTCTGACATGGCCTGGAACATTTGTTTGAAATTTAAGGAAAATGGATTATTGGCAAAGCCCACGCACGGCAACAAAATCCGCCTGGCTCCTCCCTTGGTCATCACAGAAGCTCAAATAAACGAATGTCTATTGATCATCGAAAAATCGTTGCTAAACTTTGCTTAA
- a CDS encoding putative quinol monooxygenase, with amino-acid sequence MKNTLLLSFVVLMTFTFLNIADANAQSKEPIVRLAKIDVDPAQLDNYKAFLKEEIETSIRIEPGVITLYAVSEKINPTHITIFETYADNDAYLAHLQRPHFLKYKAAVKDMVKKLELVEVTTIALDGKPKS; translated from the coding sequence ATGAAAAATACGCTGCTTTTATCATTTGTTGTTTTGATGACATTTACATTTCTAAATATTGCAGATGCAAATGCCCAAAGTAAGGAGCCAATCGTCAGGCTGGCAAAAATTGACGTGGACCCCGCTCAATTGGATAATTACAAAGCCTTCCTGAAAGAAGAGATCGAAACTTCGATACGGATTGAACCCGGCGTTATAACGTTGTACGCTGTTTCCGAAAAGATTAATCCTACTCATATTACAATCTTTGAAACCTATGCTGATAACGATGCTTATCTGGCTCACCTGCAGCGACCGCATTTTTTAAAGTATAAGGCTGCGGTTAAGGACATGGTTAAAAAACTGGAACTTGTCGAAGTAACCACTATTGCATTGGATGGTAAGCCCAAAAGCTGA
- a CDS encoding arginase, whose protein sequence is MKKSIKLVKNRSDIGAGTRGADLGIDAIEIAAINKGSEYFNTFPFIDVETHNETIYNKDRSTFAKRIEHVLQQCRRVAGAVNRTMSEKYFPLVLSGDHSSALGTISGIKTAFPDKTLGVVWIDAHADLHSPYTSPSGNIHGMPLAAALANDNLNCQVNPIQGEIRHFWNDLKKIGTPDAKLTPEHLIYFGVRDTEEAEDRLIESLGIKNYRVEEIRFRGLVKCVDEALHKLTVCDMIYISFDVDSMDCDLISLGTGTPVSKGFDQYEVMAIMKQLIGSQKVVCVELVEVNPLLDNKGNKMAETAFEVLEQTSIAIDLQP, encoded by the coding sequence ATGAAAAAATCGATCAAGTTGGTAAAAAATCGTTCTGATATTGGCGCAGGGACAAGAGGTGCTGATTTAGGAATTGACGCTATTGAAATCGCAGCCATTAATAAGGGAAGTGAATACTTTAACACTTTCCCATTTATCGATGTCGAAACACATAATGAAACGATATACAATAAGGACCGAAGCACGTTTGCTAAAAGAATTGAACATGTCTTGCAACAATGCAGAAGGGTCGCCGGGGCAGTAAACCGAACCATGTCTGAGAAATATTTTCCGCTGGTTTTAAGTGGCGATCATTCTTCAGCTTTGGGGACAATTAGCGGAATTAAAACGGCCTTTCCTGATAAAACACTTGGCGTAGTGTGGATAGATGCCCATGCAGATTTGCACTCACCCTATACTTCCCCTTCAGGAAATATACACGGAATGCCCTTAGCAGCGGCACTGGCTAATGATAATTTGAATTGCCAGGTAAACCCCATCCAAGGTGAGATCCGACATTTTTGGAATGATCTCAAAAAAATCGGAACTCCTGATGCTAAGTTGACGCCTGAACACTTAATTTATTTTGGTGTGCGCGATACAGAAGAAGCAGAGGACAGGCTCATAGAATCTTTGGGCATCAAAAATTACAGGGTTGAGGAAATACGTTTCAGGGGATTAGTGAAATGTGTGGATGAAGCGCTACACAAATTAACAGTTTGTGACATGATTTATATTTCTTTTGATGTTGATAGTATGGATTGTGACCTCATTTCACTGGGTACGGGTACACCTGTATCTAAAGGATTCGATCAGTATGAAGTAATGGCGATTATGAAACAGCTCATCGGTTCACAAAAAGTAGTATGTGTCGAACTAGTTGAAGTTAATCCTCTGCTGGATAACAAGGGAAACAAAATGGCAGAGACGGCATTTGAAGTTTTGGAGCAGACCTCCATAGCTATTGACCTTCAGCCGTAG